From Solibacillus sp. FSL W7-1464:
TGTTACATCGTTACCGATTACTTGGAATGCAATTTGGTTAATAACTTCCGGCATAACCGGATTTACTTTACCCGGCATGATAGAAGAACCTGGTTGACGTTCCGGTAGGCGAATCTCTGCGAAACCGGCTTTTGGACCAGATGCCATCAAGCGTAAGTCATTACAGATTTTCGACATATTCATCATGGCGATTTTTAACATGGATGATACTTCAGCATACGTATCGGTATTTTGTGTACCATCGATTAAATTGTCTACTTTAATGAACGGGAATCCACTATAAGTCGCGATGTTTTCTACTGCCAATTTCATATATTCAGGGTCCGCGTTCAGGCCTGTCCCGATTGCGGTTGCTCCGATATTGATTTGCAGCATAGTTTGCTGCGCTTTTTTGATTCGAGCAATATCACGGGACACAACGGCAGCGTAAGCACCGAATTCCTGGCCTAAACGAACAGGTACAGCATCTTGTAAATGCGTACGACCCATTTTAACGATTGAATCGAATTCTACTGATTTTCTGATAAAGCTATCTCGCATCATTTCCATTGCCATAATCAGATTATTTAACGTAGAAACTGTAGCAATGTGGATAGCTGATGGGAATGCATCATTTGTTGATTGCGCCATATTGACATGGCTGTTAGGACTAATGATTGAATAAGTACCTTTTTCTTCCCCTAAAATTTCCAGTGCACGGTTAGCAATTACTTCATTGGCATTCATGTTCATTGAAGTGCCTGCTCCGCCCTGAATTGGATCTACGACGAACTGGTCATGTAATAGTCCTGAAATAATGTCATCTGATGCTTGTGCAATTGCATTAGCAATTACTGGATCCAATTTGCCGATAGCAGCATTTGCAAGTGCTGAACTTTTCTTTACGATGGCAAATGCACGAATTAATTCAGGGTGCATTGTCATTTTAGTAATCGGGAAATTTTCTAATGCACGAGTTGTTTGAACGCCGTAATAAACGTCCTTTGGTATTTCTAATGTGCCTAAAAAGTCTTTTTCAATACGTGTACTCATTTGTACAAACCCTCCAAGAGAATGGTGTAATAGTTGGATAAACAACTACATTATACGCCATATTATAATAAAAGCTTACTTGCTGAATTATTAGTTTATTTAACGTTCTCACGTAAGTTTAAATTAACCAATATTAACAAATATAATGAGGGGAATTTCGTAACTTTTTGACTTTTTATACGACTAATCAGGAAAGAGATGAGGTGATTGAATGAAGAAATGGTTAAGTTACGCGTTGGTCGTGGGGATGGTTTTGCTCCTTACAGCATGTAATACAAAAGAAGATGAAAATGAATCATCATCCGAACCAACCGAACCGGTGCAGGAAAAGAATGATGAAAATAAAGTAGATTATGAATTACTGCTTCATTTAGATACGATACCTCCTGAGGTCGGTACGAGTATTTCAATCGTGCAGGATGAAAAGCTGTATACGACTTGGGCCGATATTTTTGGTTTTGAATCGGTTCCATCTGTCGATTTTGAAACAGAGGAAGTACTGTTTGTCACAGGGTATTCGGATGGCTGTGGAAGAGAAATTGAAAAAATCGAAAAAGACGGGGATACGTTAGTCATTACGTTAAACTATCCGGAAGATCTTCGCAGCGAAGAAGACATCGCCTGCACAGAAATTGCTTTGGACAATACGTATGTTGTTAAAATGAAAAAAACCAATACAACAAAAGGTAAGCTGATCGATATCAATCGAACAATCTATGAAGAAGATAAAACGGTTCAGGAAAAATTGCAGTAAACGAATACAGTAATACGAGGGGCTACCAATTCCTCTATACAAATATTACACTGAAAATATTGAATTTTCGGTGTAATATTTTTTTGGTCATGAATTTTCTGCAAGAAGAAAACATTATGTTGGGAATAAGGTTAAATTGCTATTTACATAATAACTGGCTTCGATTATCTATTGTAAGACCCTAAAAAAATTGGTAGTATGAATTATCGTACAATAATAGTATTGAACGCGAACTATAGGAAACTGGAAGATGCCAGGGACCTATAGGCAACTAATTGCATACATATCAAGCGTAGATCGTCGTGGATAAAACTACTGGCGGGAGCAGTTTCTGGAGAGAGCGCGATAATTCGCGTCGCCGAAGGGTTCACAATCTCAGGCAAAAGGACAGAAGAGTAATGAGAGACGCTTTTCTTTAGCATTATGTATTTGTAAAACATGCATTGTTTAATGAAAAGCCCTCGATAGATGTCGCAGATTTTTTAGAAATCTGGACGCGATTTTACAGAGGTGAAATCGATTATTCTTAGACACAGGGACTGGCATATTATCAGTCCCTGTTTTAATTCCAGAAAAATTTACTTGATGGACCGCGATGAAGTACCTATTATTTTGCGCTGTGTATACAGACAAAATACTTATCCTTTGGAGGAATCGTTTTGGAACAACAAGAATTAAAGCGCGACCTGAAAAATCGCCACGTTCAGTTAATAGCGATTGGAGGAACAATCGGAACGGGGTTGTTTTTAGGGTCAGGTAAAGCGATCTCACTTGCAGGACCTTCTATTATCTTTGCATACTTAATCGTTGGAATTGCACTATTTTTCGTCATGCGTGCACTTGGCGAATTGCTTTTATCAAA
This genomic window contains:
- the aspA gene encoding aspartate ammonia-lyase, translating into MSTRIEKDFLGTLEIPKDVYYGVQTTRALENFPITKMTMHPELIRAFAIVKKSSALANAAIGKLDPVIANAIAQASDDIISGLLHDQFVVDPIQGGAGTSMNMNANEVIANRALEILGEEKGTYSIISPNSHVNMAQSTNDAFPSAIHIATVSTLNNLIMAMEMMRDSFIRKSVEFDSIVKMGRTHLQDAVPVRLGQEFGAYAAVVSRDIARIKKAQQTMLQINIGATAIGTGLNADPEYMKLAVENIATYSGFPFIKVDNLIDGTQNTDTYAEVSSMLKIAMMNMSKICNDLRLMASGPKAGFAEIRLPERQPGSSIMPGKVNPVMPEVINQIAFQVIGNDVTISLASEAGQFELNVMEPVLVFNLLQSIEIMTNGFTVFTKYCLDHIEANEARLHDFVERSIGVITALAPHLGYERSSQIAREALHSGKSVRELCLMYNYFTLEQLDIILNPFELTQPGIAGERAFEKQQ
- a CDS encoding dehydrogenase, with the translated sequence MKKWLSYALVVGMVLLLTACNTKEDENESSSEPTEPVQEKNDENKVDYELLLHLDTIPPEVGTSISIVQDEKLYTTWADIFGFESVPSVDFETEEVLFVTGYSDGCGREIEKIEKDGDTLVITLNYPEDLRSEEDIACTEIALDNTYVVKMKKTNTTKGKLIDINRTIYEEDKTVQEKLQ